AACTAGATTAACTCGTTAAACTTGCGACCCAGGTCATGAGATAagaataacccaataaaaaacatatttaatcttGAATAACTCGTGACCAAGATAACAtcttagaagaaatttaaaaaatgacccGATTTAATTAGGGTTAAAATGCCAAAAACCTATAACTCCGATAATTTGATCAagatatctctctctctctctctctctctctatatatatatatatatatatatatatatatatataaatagattatgaaatataattctcaattgacctattgataaaattgaaaagaaagaaaaaactcgattaaaaaaaaacacaaaaaacaacttgagtcaactcgggttaCATGTTAAGTATCATTTCTGAGTTATGAAACCaaaataacttaatagaaagtaaacaaaaaaaatcatgaattttaattttcaatcaacctaatattaaatgataaattttttttaaaaagttaattaaaaaaatagaaagaaaactcGAGTTAATCGGGTTAACTGGTTAAGCATTATTCCTGAGTTATAAGACTGAAATAATCTAATagatagcaaataaaaaaattatgaagtctaattcttaattaacttaatattaaatgataaaattaagaaaagaaaaatctgaatcaatcgagttaacttgttaaacccacAATACATGAGAATAACGTAatctaataaaaagaatataatattaaaggataatataataaaaggcattcgattgaaaaaaatcagggaacaaaaataacaaattactATTTCAAAGTAACAATGTTCCACGAGGGGAGCACTATAtagtttttggttaattttccATAACATCAATCATAATGGTCTGGCTAAATATACAGAGCCCAACCCCAAAATACGAAACCTTAAAAGCCCAACTCTCTAAAGTCCATAAAAGAAACCACCCCATATAAAACCCTCTCAAACCTACaaacacaaaaaccctaaaagccctctcttttctctccctCACACGAGCCGCTCAGCCAGAGAAAGCAGAGAGACACACACAGCCACAATGGTGTCTGGGTCAGGGATCTGTGCAAAAAGAGTTGTTGTTGATGCAAGGCATCATATGCTAGGCAGGCTTGCATCAATACTTGCTAAAGAGCTACTAAATGGGCAGAAAGTTGTTGTTGTTAGGTGTGAAGAGATTTGTATCTCTGGTGGTTTAGTAAGGCAGAAAATGAAGTACCTGAGGTTCTTGAGGAAACGCATGAACACCAAGCCTTCTCATGGTCCTATTCACTTCAGGGCTCCTTCTAAGATTCTCTGGCGTACCATTAGAgggttagttttttatttattaaagttgaGTTTTGTTGAgaaagtttggtttttttttggtttagttaGTTATAGAAGGTGATATTTGGATTGTTAGAGGATAACCCATGTTGTGATTTGTGAGATGTTAGCATCTTTATAGATGTATAATTAAAGTTTAAACATTGCTGATCCTTATTTTGCTAAGCACGGAAAATTAAGCTATAACAGGTGAGGATCCTGAAGCCATAAAGATTTACTGTATATTAGAGTTTATTATTGAAGTTACTCTTTGCtgcttaaggtttttttttttattattgagaaCAAACAGGTGATTTAGTTGTGAATGGATAATAGTTTGGATGTGCTTTTGAGGAATAAGAACTTTTAAGTTGATTACCGTAGATAAAGTGTCTAGTTTTTGCGAATGAATTTTAGTGTTTGAAATGATGTTTGTGCCGTTGAGGTGTCTATATAGGGGAAGTGTCCCATCTTCTGGAATTAGATGATTGTTGAtagttgtttttatgtttttgttttattcgtATTTGCATCTTGCAATGTTTTTGGTAGTCCAAGTTACAACTTTAGTGTCTCCATGTTTTGGTTTTATCTATGATCTAAAATGTATTTGGTTTGAAGGATGATTCCTCACAAGACCAAGCGTGGAGAGGCTGCTCTTGCTCGTTTGAAGGTTTTTGAGGGTGTTCCTCCTCCATATGATAAGACAAAGAGGATGGTGATCCCTGATGCTCTCAAGTGAGTTTTCTTAGAAGGATCTTATGTGAGAACTATGTTTTTTGTGGTTCATGTAACTGGATGCTTATTCTTTCTATGTTTTGGATGAATCAGGGTTTTGAGGCTCCAGCCTGGACACAAGTACTGCTTGTTAGGACAGCTTTCATCTGAGGTTGGATGGAACCACTATGATACCATCAAGGTAAGAATTGGCTACCTAATTCCTTCCTCTTTCATTTTTGCTGCCCTCTTACCATATTCTCCCATAGTTGGATGCTAgctatttaaatatttcatcaaACTGTAATTAGGTTAACAATTAGAATCCCTTCCCTGTTTTCTTTGTACTTTAAATTGTACAGTGCAGTGATGGCTGTTATTGTCATATGCTGGACAATGATCGCAATTTGCCACTAATGGTGTTTCTATCTGCGATATTTGATGTAGTCTTCCATTTAGTTATTAACTTCTAAGGATGCCAGCTATTGTACAATGTATTGCATGATTTTACTGGCAATAATTTGCCTTTGTCAATAAACACTGGTCATCGAGTTTTTTGTGAGGCACCTTTTTCTGACCTGTTCTTCCCTGCAGGAGCTTGAGAcgaagagaaaggaaagagcCCAGTTGATCTATGAGAGAAAGAAGCAGTTGGCAAAACTGAGGGTTAAGGCTGAGAAGACTGCAGAGGAGAAGCTTGGTCCCCAGCTAGACATCATTGCTCCACTCAAATATTGATTGGAGAGAAGGTTGCTAGTGAATGAGAAACTCTGAGAATATTGTTTTTGCATCCCagactgttttcttttttgtcaatTTCTGTTCGAGTGAATTAACTTTATCAACAGTTTTATTTGAACATGGTTTGGCATTTCAGTTTAGATATATAATATTCTGAACCTTCCTTTATCCCCCTTGGTGTTTTGCATATCCTGAAAAATATATGGACCATTTTGCTCTTGGATGTTTAATGGGTTTGACTGggaaaacaagaaataattaagagcagGAATTCAGGATCATAAAGGAGTTAAGTTCCAATGCTCCCCTAACAAGATGCCCAGGAAAATGTTTCTAGTGGAACATTGAAGGGGGATTGCCATGAAAACTCAAATGGAGCTCCGTATCCAGGGTCCTTGCTTGTAACTCCCATTGACACGGGCCAGTCTTGATCAGGAGCAATGCTATCTGTACtgaatcaaaattttcttaCTATTTCATGGGGCAATTACTCTTCTTTCTTAGCCAATCATTGGATATTTATAGGATTTAGAAGTCGGCCAGTTGTTGATTGACTCCTTTGTTAGTAACGTTTATTATGCCAATCAGGGAAAATCCATGATCTTGCTAAATGATTATCCCTCAAACAAGAGATCAAGCATCGTTTATTTGCGGATATCAAAACTTCACAAGGAATTCTTTACTGCTATAGTGCACGTCAGCTGGTCCCTTTCATTTTAGGGCTGGGTTTTTGGGGGCCCGGAAATGCCACCCCCATCTTTTTCACTATTCCTGTACATTTCCATTTATTGATTCTAATTCCATAAACACACTTACGGCTTTTCCCTTTTCCCCTccaaaatctttaaaacttcGATATATTTTAAGACCAGCCAAGAATgtataaaacaactttattttttatacacttTGTTTTCTCATGGTATACCTTTCACTTCGACAACATAGAAGTAGTACGTTTTAACCAAGTTCCATGTCTCTAAATCACAGGCCACTTAagttaatattgttgtttttgatCAGTTCGTATCCTGTCATTATTTGTAGGATTGCTCTATACAAGCACTTGGAGGGTttattccagaacaaggaagaacGAATCCAAATGATGCAAATGGGTTTCTGTTCAAGGGATGCAATGTGTTGGGGAATTCTTCAGTTTACTTGGGAAGGCCATGCGCAAGCTTCTAAGCTCACAAATCATATCTATCTAGCAAGCTTGGTTCCtgtaaactaaacaaatatgcCTTAATTATGTTGTTAGGGATGGAAATGTGTTTAATTAGTGGCTTCTATGTTTACATAATTTGCAGGAACCATATAACATTTGCCGAGTATGGCAACATCGGTCCAGGAGCTGACTTCAAAAAGGGTTAGCTGGGCAAAGAAGCTGAGCATTCAGAGCTTGGAAGAAGTAACCAGCAAGTCTTTCATTAACGCCGATAACTAGATGGAAGAACAACCTATTTAGATGCAAGCAGCTATCTTGTTTCATATATCCTTTGAAGTAGTTTCTTAGAGAACCGCCCGGCTTAGTAGTATCAGGGTGCAGGTGATGCAGTTGCAGGCAGAAGCACAAACAAAGAACAATAGCAAAACAAAGGCAAAGAATTGCAGAAAAGAATTCTAAATTCAGAGTTTTATTCTCTAAAAATAAAGTCTAATGTAGTCTAGCTTTTTATGAGGTTTATAACTCCTTTAAACGGGTTAGAAAAAACCAACTCTACTagttaataaaatcattgattctaaaacatgaagaaaaataatagaaattttgaaaataacacaTGAAATCCAGAAAACTAATACAATTGACTAAAACATTATCTTCCTAACCtaatttgacaaaattaaaagtCTAATAAAACTAGGTCTCAAGAATCTCCTGAAAAAATTAGAGCCTAATCCAAtgatcacataaaaaattacaGCTTTTTTTAGCCAGTATATCTGACATGACCATATCTTCTCTTAGAGCATCTCCAACAGGAGAGTTAAATGAAGAGCCAAATGTAAAAAATTGTACTTTTAGCTTTTGCTTCTGCATTTCTTCACTCCAACGCTTCAAGCAAATAGATAGCTATTTTAGCTATTTGTTATGTAAAGAGCCATTTCTATATTTCCCTGTATAAATGGCAAAAGCAAATGACTGTTGGCCAACGACTATTTTTATAACCGTTGGTcaacagtttatttttttctcttaaaagtaGGAGGAAGGAACttgtagattttaaaattttgtattgtgcctcacccttctctcaaatttagaaaaacaagaatcaattattctctggttaattaataacatcggttgtgttaattagctgaaattaaaaggtatgcttgtttaaaagctttttctattttgtcttttatatctcttgattttttagatcttttgttgttaatttgatatttgtgatgatttttatttctttgttattttatatttttgatattgtttaaagaagataatttttatttatgttgttatctttgataaaattgagaggaattaataatggtagttgatattgataaaaatataaagtgacatttaaaatttatttttgattgtattttaatttgagatcaattatattttgtcttgttgaaaatgcaattaaaccaATATATCAATTCTCTTTTAGTTTCAAAAAATGGTCAAATTGttatgttagaacaagtaggaggcaatgcttattattaattcacatgtatggaaacaaaaaaatttctagaCATTAAATGTGAGCTTCTTTTACACTCTCTTATAAggttttaacttgagttttttttttttttttttaatgtagatggattcaaattttccaagctcTTTTACTAACTTTCTTATTAGTGAGTTAAAAGATATTCTTTTTCAACCAAATgattctaatcaattaattgatgactTAACATACTCGAATTTAAATGTCCATTcagcaaaaaaatcacaaagaagtaaaaatttcTTACCAGAGAAAGATTGTTTACTTGTCTCTACATGGCTAAATACAAGCAAGGATCTAATTACAAGAGttgaacaacaaacaaaacaattttgggCTCGAGTGCATGCTTACTTTGTAGAGAATGGAGGaaacttgattaatcattcCCAAATAAGCATCTCAAGTTGTtggcaagaaataaatagagaagtcggtaaatttattggatttgttacttaaattaaaaatcatcaacaaagt
This genomic interval from Populus alba chromosome 1, ASM523922v2, whole genome shotgun sequence contains the following:
- the LOC118055252 gene encoding large ribosomal subunit protein uL13w produces the protein MVSGSGICAKRVVVDARHHMLGRLASILAKELLNGQKVVVVRCEEICISGGLVRQKMKYLRFLRKRMNTKPSHGPIHFRAPSKILWRTIRGMIPHKTKRGEAALARLKVFEGVPPPYDKTKRMVIPDALKVLRLQPGHKYCLLGQLSSEVGWNHYDTIKELETKRKERAQLIYERKKQLAKLRVKAEKTAEEKLGPQLDIIAPLKY